A region of the Hylaeus volcanicus isolate JK05 chromosome 5, UHH_iyHylVolc1.0_haploid, whole genome shotgun sequence genome:
CACgctttttcaataataagaTTGTCCgatgtatttctttatttcaacaaacacaatatttctaatatttgcaCAATGCATCAGAACAACTGTGTTGCTGTAGGCTAAGAATGTTTAATCCCAGCTCGGGTACAGTTAGTTAACACTTTTCAAGTAAATTACACATTGGTGATGGAGTGATTCGAGTAACGAGATGCGTTTATTTTTGCGCGTCAATGTTACTAGTTAATTTAATCTTAGATACATATGGGCATTACAACAATATACACTAAATCCGTAAGCTTAATATGCTCCTCCCTCTGATAGAGAGCGAACTACATGTCGTCAAGTATATTTCTCTAGATAAATATACGTATTCTCGGTGATATAGTAAACTTTGCTCACacatatttcgataaaatctttatgtacaaaaaattacaaaaactgAATTCGTCACGAAATCCACGTAGACGTATACAAAAATGAAGATCGTATAATTCACGTACAATAAGAGGTATTCCATAGAGCGCATACATAGATTATCAGAAATTGTATCTTATGTAAAATCAATATacacattataatatataaagtaaGACTAGATGCGAGTGTCACGGGATCCTACCTAAACTCTACGGTCAATAGAAAGTGTGATTCGAGACACAACTTAGAAGCAAAAATCGCCTGCCTCAACGCAAGTGTATGCGGCACAACAACGGCGGAAAGCGTACTGGCAAGAAGAAGAGAGCAAATTGTATTCCTCAATAgttaatatcttttttttcctgaTTTCCATCGATCTTCCCGTAAGTTTTACGGTATTCTCACTAAGTGGGACAGAggactgaaaataaaaaaaattatctctCTAGTATAGATTCAGACAAACCCGGTGAAATTGTTCAAACTCCGTTACCTTTGAGTATATAAGCCGTTAATAAAGTAGGTACGGTTGGGCTATCTTCGTTAATCGCTTTTAATACTGCAACAGAACATACCATTTAAATGTGAAACCATAGTCATCAGTGTTTGTTTGCTGGTACTTACTTTTTATAAGAACCTGTAAGGTTTGGTTGTCTGGCGGGCCACTATCCGTATGGTATGGGATTACAGTCGtcaaatactaaaaataagaTCAACGTTATCGTTTGTCGTAATGTACTAGCGTACATCtgcgataaaaaaaacgtttatCGCCCGCTACCTTAGATTCCTGTAGAGATCTATGCTGTGGCAAAGGACTAGTACCATTCTGCATTTGATTTCGCTTTTTCGTAACGTGGTGCTGCCTACGACGGTTTTGTACTGCTAACAACAACGAGACGAACTGATTTTTCAGCTCCTTCTCGTACTCTAATTCGTCCCTTAGCGCTAATTCGGCGATCAGAGTTTCGCTCAGAGCCCCCACCAACGATTCCATCTCACCGAGGAGCTCTATGAGTTGACCAGAGCTGAGTTGTTTCAGTTCTAAAACGAACATCAACGATTTAGATCCGCGAGGTCACGTATCGCGATACGATTTAAGGTCGATTCAAACTGtaacgacacggaccgtcacgttccgtaCCGATACcaacacgacaaaacattggaacacgcgttttaatggaactattcacactattcccattgacggaacgttcaggtcggtgtgttttaatgttttatcctgtcgttgccggaacgtgtcgtatagtctgaatcaaCCTTTATTGTTTCAGATCGAATAGTATACTTTTTTCGTGAAGCGGCGAACCGAGAACCTCTCTGCTCCTCTCCAGCGCTTCGTCGCTGTCCAATAAGGAACCATCCGAGTCTGGCGATCTCTCCATCGATGAACTCTCCTACGAGAAACGATCGTTTACTTcgatttgtttattaatcCCTTCTTAAGAAGTAGGAATTAAATAGCAACACACTTGCCTGCATTATGTCGTCTATTTCACGGAGAACTTCTTCGGCAGTCTTCAACGGTTCCTCTGGGCTGTGCGTGTCGGTGCTGCTGGACAAGATCAAAGCATGCATGTCCAAATCAGTTGCAACAGCCTCGTCTTCGCTACTTAAATCCTCTAGTTCCGGTCTACAGCAAACAAAACGAAAGCGTCCAATTGTGCGAGAGTAACTTCCTCTTTCCACTCGTCCCCTCGATGATTACAGCAACGAAAGCGGCAAAACGAACTTGGACCCAACGCAGGATCGCGAAAGGTTGAatgattaaagaaaacaacTCACCTGTCGTTCGAGATCGGAGCCTCGTTCAGGTTGAGCGCGGGCATGTGCATTTTCCTCGCGTACGATTTACTCCAGTCGATTGGTAGTATGTTACCGAAAGTCCCGGTAATCGTCCACCACATTCTGAAAGGATCGTTAATTTCGTATCTGTACAACATTTCGATCTAAATTCGAGGGAATTCACGATGAATTTATTCGTCCGTGGACTgtgaacgaataaataaatattgatcgaACTGCGGATATTCGTGGCACACACGATACGTAGAAAGCACGTTTGGGATTTTATACATGTacgcataaaataatatatgtatttttattacatggaatgtataaataaataaaagtcatTGCTCTGACGATCGACAATTTATCATTCTCAAACACTGTTATCAATGAATAACTGGAGCACACATCGGAGCAAAAGTTGTGCCACGCCTAACAAAAACTCATTGTAAATGTGACTCCAAAAGGGAAACAAAAGAAGTTAGAGCGTCTTGGACagaacttttttttctggagTATACAAACTCCATTGAGGCGTGTTACTAATTATGCGCACACCGCACCAGCTGACTCATATCCTCTCGCTAAATGCCTCTCTGACGTTTTCGAACTATGAATCGAATTAGCAGCTTCTATTTTTTGCTTTCTAACGCCTAACAGTTTCTCGGGATTCACGGTCAAGCCCTTCGATCGCTTTATTTTCAGCCGTACGCGGACAACCCACGCGGTATCAATTCGTATTGCCTACAATTAAGTCCGGAAAGTAGGCTTGAAACCAGTGATggacaaaaccctaggctCCGA
Encoded here:
- the LOC128877327 gene encoding fasciculation and elongation protein zeta-2 isoform X3 — protein: MNECQMWWTITGTFGNILPIDWSKSYARKMHMPALNLNEAPISNDRPELEDLSSEDEAVATDLDMHALILSSSTDTHSPEEPLKTAEEVLREIDDIMQESSSMERSPDSDGSLLDSDEALERSREVLGSPLHEKKLKQLSSGQLIELLGEMESLVGALSETLIAELALRDELEYEKELKNQFVSLLLAVQNRRRQHHVTKKRNQMQNGTSPLPQHRSLQESKYLTTVIPYHTDSGPPDNQTLQVLIKILKAINEDSPTVPTLLTAYILKVLCPT
- the LOC128877327 gene encoding fasciculation and elongation protein zeta-2 isoform X2, with the protein product MRDMAGKISELKFEAPLARFEEEDTASLKNMNLLTEQLLDASLEADYGENCNANEPPTTTNENGTADTLHEGTFSPFSGSLEDLVNTFDEKITSCFRDYGTDVESLAPVQVRTQEEIMNECQMWWTITGTFGNILPIDWSKSYARKMHMPALNLNEAPISNDSTDTHSPEEPLKTAEEVLREIDDIMQESSSMERSPDSDGSLLDSDEALERSREVLGSPLHEKKLKQLSSGQLIELLGEMESLVGALSETLIAELALRDELEYEKELKNQFVSLLLAVQNRRRQHHVTKKRNQMQNGTSPLPQHRSLQESKYLTTVIPYHTDSGPPDNQTLQVLIKILKAINEDSPTVPTLLTAYILKVLCPT
- the LOC128877327 gene encoding fasciculation and elongation protein zeta-2 isoform X1; this translates as MRDMAGKISELKFEAPLARFEEEDTASLKNMNLLTEQLLDASLEADYGENCNANEPPTTTNENGTADTLHEGTFSPFSGSLEDLVNTFDEKITSCFRDYGTDVESLAPVQVRTQEEIMNECQMWWTITGTFGNILPIDWSKSYARKMHMPALNLNEAPISNDRPELEDLSSEDEAVATDLDMHALILSSSTDTHSPEEPLKTAEEVLREIDDIMQESSSMERSPDSDGSLLDSDEALERSREVLGSPLHEKKLKQLSSGQLIELLGEMESLVGALSETLIAELALRDELEYEKELKNQFVSLLLAVQNRRRQHHVTKKRNQMQNGTSPLPQHRSLQESKYLTTVIPYHTDSGPPDNQTLQVLIKILKAINEDSPTVPTLLTAYILKVLCPT